Below is a genomic region from Planctomycetota bacterium.
AGCGCGACCGCCAGCCCGCGCGCCGCGCCTTCCGTAACAGTTCTGGAACCGGCAAGCGAGAACATGAAACGGAGCCTCGAAAAACCTACCCCAGACGATTATACGGCCGCGAGGCCGACCCGCAAGCAAATTGGGTTCCCCTGGCTGTTGGGGTGTGGCCGCAAATAGTGGCACGTCGTCGAGGCCGCTTTCAAATCCGTGTGTGGCACGGCGGGCCTTGTCCAGCCGTGCGTCCCGGTGCGCCGGGACCGCGCGGGGCGTAAAGCCCCGCGCTACAAAGACCTAACGTTCGCCGGAAAATCTAGTCACACCCCGCCTGTTGCGAAAGGCGTCCCGCTCTGCTATTATGGGACTCCGGTTAGTACTACTACGCTGTGTTCTTAACCGCAGCCCAGAGGGCCCCTTTCTTACATGGGGAGAACGCAGAGAACGGCCGTCAAGGGGTCAAAAGGAAAAATGGTAGCGCGGGGAATAAACCCCCGCGCTACGGCTTGTGGCTGAGGAACAGCGTCCGGCCCAGGCCGGGGCACGCGGTGTAAGTTGTGAAGAAAATCTTATCTCTGCGCTCTCCGCGATCTCTGCGTTGAGATAGCGTTGTAGAATTAGGGGTGTCGCATTCCACTGTCGGGGAGCGGTCAATGGATCTGATGCGCAGCGTAAAACGTTCGTTCTGGCGCGGGCTGGCCGCCCTCGTGCCGAGCCTCCTCACGCTCGTCGTCCTCGTGCTCGGCCTCTCGTTCGTCTATCGCTACCTCGGCCAGCCGGTCAATACGGCCATCATGCACGTCGTGCACTGGGTGTCCGGCATCCCCCTCGGCGAGTACGATGCCGCGGGCGTGCCGACGGCCGGCAGCGTGCTGGCCTGGTACAGCCAGTACTGGATGTGGTGGCTCGGCCCGGTCGGGTCCATCATCGGCCTTGCGGTCGGCGCGTATTTTCTGGGGACGTTCATCGGGAACCGGCTGTTGCGGTTCGTGGAATCGTGGCTCGTGCACGTGCCGCTGCTCCGGCGGATTTATCCGGGCGCGAAACAGGTGTCGGAGTTTTTCTTCTCGGAGCGGGCGGGCGAGTTTCGCCGCGTCGTCGCCGTTGAGTACCCCCGCCGGGGCCTCTGGTCCATCGGATTTGTCACGGGGCGCAGTTTCCGCGCCCTCTCGGAAAAAACCGAGCAGGAACTCCTCACGGTCTTCGTGCCGACTTCCCCCACCCCCGTGACGGGCTATTGCGTCTCGGTTCCCCGCCGCGAGGTCATTGACCTGCCGATCACCGTGGATGAGGCGTTCCAGTACGTCATTTCCGGCGGGATGATCATGCCTCCCGCCGAGCGGATCGAGTCGCTCTCGGTGGCCCTCAGCGTCACGGCCGAGGAAGCCCGCGCCGTCATCAAAGGCTCCGTCGGCGAGGCGGAAACGAAAAAGCCGCTCCCGGCGGACGAGCCAGAGGGTCTCTAACAGAATGCCGCCGCGTACCGGCGGCGAGGGACAAAGAGACAGAGGGAAAATCCGAATGGCGAAACTCGAATGACGAATCAATTCCGAATGACGAAATCCGAACTGCGCGCCTCCGTTTCATCATTCGGATTTCGGAATTCATTCGACATTCGGATTTCGTCCTTCGTCATTGACGTGTCTTTCGTCCCTCCGTCCCCGGCAGAGATGGCGGGATAAGGTTTTGTTAGATGCAACGGAAGGTCTCTGACACTTTATCATGGCAGGAGCAACCCCATGTACGTCGGACGCATCGTCGCCGTCGGCCGCACCCCCAACGGAAACAACGCCGTCATGTACCGCGTCTCGAGCCGCTCGTTTCCCAATCGCCGGACCGTCCGGACGCCGCGCGGCCTGGCCATCGTCCCGCGCGAAGGCCACGAGTCCGACCTCTCGAAGAACCCGTACATCGCCTACAACTGCGTCCGTGTGGCCCAGGGCGCGGGGCGCGTGGTGGCCGTCGCCACGAACGGTTCGCAGACCGACCCGATTGCCGAGAAGATCGCGAGCGGCATGAGCATCCGCGACGCGCTCGCGGAGTCGCTCATCGTCCTGGACTATGAGAAGGACGATTTCAATACG
It encodes:
- a CDS encoding IMP cyclohydrolase translates to MYVGRIVAVGRTPNGNNAVMYRVSSRSFPNRRTVRTPRGLAIVPREGHESDLSKNPYIAYNCVRVAQGAGRVVAVATNGSQTDPIAEKIASGMSIRDALAESLIVLDYEKDDFNTPRIAVAVARGAAEGWGGIVRADGLHVRSFALEAGKAFYFATYEVNDPRPDYSSDFEAETAQEAAEWIVSGGAFARLEKPVCSAAAVATADGFDLAGFTVEA
- a CDS encoding DUF502 domain-containing protein, whose amino-acid sequence is MDLMRSVKRSFWRGLAALVPSLLTLVVLVLGLSFVYRYLGQPVNTAIMHVVHWVSGIPLGEYDAAGVPTAGSVLAWYSQYWMWWLGPVGSIIGLAVGAYFLGTFIGNRLLRFVESWLVHVPLLRRIYPGAKQVSEFFFSERAGEFRRVVAVEYPRRGLWSIGFVTGRSFRALSEKTEQELLTVFVPTSPTPVTGYCVSVPRREVIDLPITVDEAFQYVISGGMIMPPAERIESLSVALSVTAEEARAVIKGSVGEAETKKPLPADEPEGL